The region AGAAAGCCCAACCTTTACCTTACTAATCTTAAAACATTGTGGTATTACCTCAGAGTTAATCTAAGACATCACTTAGACGATAAACAAGTCGTAAATAAATTATACATGATAACGACGGTTAAATGGTGGTGATCCACCATGGTGAATATCTGGCGATTGATGACTTGGTGGATAGTCAATCACTATTGAATCATCTACTTGAAACTTTGTATCACTTTCCGTATCAAAATTCTTTGTTCCACTTGCATAAGCTTGTTTTAATTCCATCTCTCTTCGGTTAAATGGTGGTGATCCACCATGGTGAATATCTGGCGATTGATGACTTGGTGAATAGTCAATCACTATtgaatcatcaacttgaaacttTGTATCATTTTCCATATCAAAATTCTTTGTTCCACTTGCATAAGCTTGTTTTAATTCCATCTCTCTTCTTCCAATTCCTGCTGATAAGGATAACAAATGAATagggggaaaaaggaaaaaaagaaagaaaaaaaatacagagaatggtcaaaaacacacttgaactatcactttttcgcgagtttcacaccCAACTATCAATTGTCctcttttcctacctgaactatcaccatatatgtattaaaacacacctagtTGACAGATCAGGTAGGAAAACAGAACATTGATAGTTGGCCTAGTCAGCttcgaggtgtgttttaatatataaatgACGATAGTTCagctagaaaaagaaaacaggTGATAGTTGTGTGTGAAAATCACGAAAAAGTGACAATTCAAGTGTGTGTTTGATCAT is a window of Lycium ferocissimum isolate CSIRO_LF1 chromosome 12, AGI_CSIRO_Lferr_CH_V1, whole genome shotgun sequence DNA encoding:
- the LOC132040944 gene encoding uncharacterized protein LOC132040944 isoform X2, producing the protein MMKDVARKNFVHLRTIFLLCSILMVTEGIGRREMELKQAYASGTKNFDMENDTKFQVDDSIVIDYSPSHQSPDIHHGGSPPFNRREMELKQAYASGTKNFDTESDTKFQVDDSIVIDYPPSHQSPDIHHGGSPPFNRRYHV
- the LOC132040944 gene encoding uncharacterized protein LOC132040944 isoform X1 is translated as MMKDVARKNFVHLRTIFLLCSILMVTEAGIGRREMELKQAYASGTKNFDMENDTKFQVDDSIVIDYSPSHQSPDIHHGGSPPFNRREMELKQAYASGTKNFDTESDTKFQVDDSIVIDYPPSHQSPDIHHGGSPPFNRRYHV